The DNA sequence ATCAGTAAGTGACCAAGTGCCCGCTGGTTCCCCAGAACTGGAAGCCCTGAATTTACCAAACTAACCTCTTCGTATTGTCACTATCGCTATGGTGCAGAGCCAGTCCACCGcactcattattttttttttttttcctttcaccaAATGAGAATTCCCCATCACACTCTCCCCCCAACTTAGTTAGTGCCTCCcactccctctctttctctctctaaactcTGAAAATTGAATAAcagtttcttgttttctttcccAGAATTATAAAACACAGTTCCTCCCTCTCCTTTCTCTATTTTATATGCCTGAACCTCCACAACAGAATATAACAGCATTCAATACACACCAAAGGGTAAACGCTTTTCCTCATACACATacaccccaaaaccaaaacaccACCAATTTCCCAAGGTACCATTTGGGTACCtatctcttctcttctcctcaCAAAACCCAGATTGAAGAAAACACAAAAGGGTTACAGAAAAGTAAAGAAACAAAACCCAATTTCTAATGGGTGGTGGTTGTGGTTGGagaagtagtagtagtagtaataGTTTCTGTTATGTCTGTCTTCTAGTTGTGACTCTGTTTTGCGGCGCGGTTTTCCGGCAGAGCCTATCAGATCCGAGCGACGAGGCATGTCTAACCCACCTGAGCCAATCCCTCCAAGACCCGAACCACTCGTTGCAGAACTGGACCAAATCCACCTTCGCCAACCCATGTAGCGGCTTCACCTCTTATCTCCAAGGCGCCACCTGCAACAATGGCCGAATCTACAAGCTCTCTCTCACCAACCTCTCTCTGCGCGGCTCCATCACACCTTTTCTCGCCAATTGCACCAATCTCCAGTCCCTCGATTTGTCTTCGAACTTCATCGCTGGCCCAATCCCGCCTGAGCTACAGTCCCTGGTTAACCTCGCCGTCCTTAACCTCTCGTCGAACAGGTTATCCGGCCCGATTCCGCCGCAGCTCACATTGTGTGCTTACCTCAACGTCATCGACCTCCACCAGAACCTTCTCACCGGCACGATTCCCCAGCAGCTGGGTCTGC is a window from the Rosa chinensis cultivar Old Blush chromosome 2, RchiOBHm-V2, whole genome shotgun sequence genome containing:
- the LOC112190855 gene encoding receptor-like protein 44; protein product: MGGGCGWRSSSSSNSFCYVCLLVVTLFCGAVFRQSLSDPSDEACLTHLSQSLQDPNHSLQNWTKSTFANPCSGFTSYLQGATCNNGRIYKLSLTNLSLRGSITPFLANCTNLQSLDLSSNFIAGPIPPELQSLVNLAVLNLSSNRLSGPIPPQLTLCAYLNVIDLHQNLLTGTIPQQLGLLVRLSAFDVSNNKLSGPIPSSLGNRSGSLPRFNATSFAGNKDLYGYPLPPMKTKGLSVLAIVGIGLGSGLASLVLSFTGVCIWLKITERKMALEEGKITQLMPDY